The Lycium barbarum isolate Lr01 chromosome 10, ASM1917538v2, whole genome shotgun sequence genome includes a region encoding these proteins:
- the LOC132615951 gene encoding uncharacterized protein LOC132615951 isoform X2 → MPPKKATAAQKKKGVVGETSRAQKGTRTLAQMMRDIASQPADSTTSSSSEESGAPVAATRGRGTATPLAPEAPTAAPPVPQPGADDGTLREAVQLLTRLVAGQARRRGRRDDDDDDRRDSLRVREFLLCGPPEFFGSKPDEDPHDFIRGMRRSLDLVRASETESVELASHRLRDVAAHWYESWELSRGEGASPATWDEFVAAFTRHFLPPELRRAQVDRFLHLQQRGRSVREYNLEFDSLARYAPAIVADMADRMHRYVMGLDRYLIDGCMAVALQTDMDIARLQAYALGMEDRHRDDYSSRDRDRRPPKRARSAGYSGDSRGRQPQPQQQSSWHSSQPAQSTPPQFSGRRFDSPGYLGAGQSSGVSGSRVDRSSGQTRPPRPQCSYCGRYHPGECYRATGACYSCGRQGHTVRECPYKGNLGGAAQPTGSVAGSSSPSIAIRPAGQGTSTSAGRSRGRGGAPSSSGPSNRIYALTSRQDPEALPNADTGTDDRFADPSV, encoded by the exons atgcctccgaaaaaggcgacggccgcccagaagaaaaagggcgtggtaggagagaccagtcgggctcagaagggtactcggacccttgctcagatgatgcgtgatattgcgtCCCAGCCAGCAGACTCTACTACgtcttcatcatcagaggagtctggagcaccaGTCGCTGCCACTAGGGGTCGGGGGACGGctacaccattagctccagaggctccaacgGCCGCGCCTCCagttccccagccaggggcagatgATGGTACCCTGCGAGAGGCAGTTCAGCTATTGACTCgactggtagcggggcaggctcgcagacgcgggcggagggatgatgatgatgatgacaggcgtgacagcctgagggttcgagagttcctattatgtggccccccagagttttttgggtctaagcccgacgaggacccccatgactttattcgggggatgcgacgctcactagacttggtcagggcttcagagactgagtctgttgagttggcctcgcacagactacgggatgttgctgctcactggtatgagtcctgggagctatccaggggtgagggtgcttccccagctacttgggacgagttcgtggctgcgtttacccgccactttttgcccccagagttacggcgggcgcaggttgatcgatttttgcatctgcagcagaggggtcggagcgttcgtgagtataatttggagtttgattctctggcccggtatgcacctgccatagtagcagacatggccgatcggatgcacagatacgtgatggggttagaccgttatttgattgatggctgtatggcggtggcattgcagacagatatggatatcgcccgactacaggcctatgctctgggtatggaggaccgacacagggacgattattccagcagagatcgggacaggaggccgcccaagagggccaggtctgcaggatattctggagattcccgaggcagacagcctcagccgCAGCAGCAGTCTAGCTGGcattcttcccagccggcacagagcacacctccgcagttctcaggcaggagatttgatagcccagggtatttaggagcaggccagagctccggggtttcaggttcgcgggtagacaggagttccggtcagacgaggccacccaggcctcagtgttcttactgtgggagataccaccctggagagtgctaccgtgctacaggtgcttgttattcttgtggccgccagggccatactgtgagagagtgcccgtataagggtaatttgggaggtgcagcgcagcctaccgggtcagtcgcTGGGTCATCGTCTCCTTCGATAGCCATACGCCCTGCGGGGCAGGGTACGTCGACATCAGCAGGCCGcagcagaggtcgtggcggagctcccagttcaagcggtccttcgaaccgcatctatgccttgactagtcgacaggacccggaggcgctACCAAACGCGGATACAG gtaccgacgacaggtttgctgatccgtccgtctag